The genomic DNA GGCAGGGGGCGAGCGACCAACGGCAGCTGGTGAAGTTGATTGTAATACTGACAGTAGCGCGGCGCGGTCGCCAGCATGGTGTGATCCGGCTGAGCGGCCATAAACAGCGACTGTTCGAACCCCGGCAGGCTGAGGGCAATATTGCGCTCGCGGCCCATCTCTTGCAGGACATCGTCCAGCGCCCAGGTGTCGCTTTGCTCCCAGCAAATACTGATGTGGGGATAGCGCAGAAACGTCTCCAGGTTCCACTCTTCCTGCAGCGCCGGATGATCCTCACGCAGCCACACCCACGGAAGATCGGTGAATAGCACTTCGTAATCGATCGACAGCGGCAGCAGGCTTAGCAGCTCGCGGGATCGCGGATGGCTCTCGCGCCCGGTAAAACCGATGTCGACCTCACCGCGGATAATGGCATCCAGTGAATCGTAGTCCCAGTTGCGGACTTTGATCGTGGCCTGTGGATAACGTTGATAGATCTGTTGCGACAGGGCGTTGAACAGGATCATGATCAGCGGCGATTCGGCCACCAGATCGAACTTCAGCCCACGCGGCGTTTCATGATGCGGCTTATCGAGCAGCTGGTTGGCCATCTGCATCCACTCCGCCAGGCTTTGCTCCATGCTAAACATCAGCGGCGTCGGCGTCAGCCCCAGCGGTGTGTTCACAAACAACGGATCGTCAAACCAGGCGCGCAGCTTCGCCAGAGATTTACTCACCGCCGACGGCGTGACGTTCATCCGTTTGGCGGTTTTGGTAACGCTGCGCTCCTGCATCAGGAGCTGCAGGCAAAGCAGAAGGTTAAGATCGAGGCTGGTGAGCGGTTTCTTCATGTGCAGACGCGGACCGGTTAGGAGCAACTGAAATAATCAGCATGATGCTCACTATGCTACAGCCAATCAGAATCCCGATCAGCATATTCAGCGCGTCGAAGCCAAGGATAGCCGCCAGCCAAATCCATAGCGATGAGCCACACACCTGCGCAATCCCCAGCGCCGAGCTGGCGACGCCCGCGCGCAGGGAGAACGGGCCTAGCGCCTGGCTCATCGCCACGCCAAATCCCACCGAGAAACCGGCACAGATTAAGGTCAGCCCGAAGAGGGTGAACGCGTGGGTTGTCGCGAGAATTAAGACGATACCCGCGGCCAGGAATAACGTCTGTGAAGTGAGCATCAGCGTACGGGGTTTAAACAGACTCAGGGCGAACGGGGTAGAGAAGGAGACCGCCATGCTGATGCCTGCGGTCATCGCCATGGTGGTGGCGTATTCGCCGCGGTCGAAGCCCATCACTTCCATCAGCAGCACCGGAGAGGTGTTTACGAAGGTGAGGATCACCGACACGCTGAGGGTGGTTATCGCCAGGCGACTCAGGAAAAAGCGATTTAGCAGCGATTCGGCAGCGTGATGCTGCTGCGTCGAGGCCGTCAGAGCCGCTGGACGCGATTCTCGCAGGATAAATACCGACAGCAGGCAAACGACCACGCCCATGCCGATCATCGTGTAGAACAGGCTCTGCCACGGGTATTTGAGCATAATCAGGTGCCCCATGACCGGCGCCAGTACCGGCACGATACAGGTAATCCCGTTGAGCAACGACAGCACTTTAGCCCGACGGCGGTCGTCAAGCGTATCGCGCAGAATCGCGAAAGCCACCACGTAGCAGCAGCCCGCACCGATGCCCTGAATAAAGCGGCCGACGAGAAACGGCGTGCCGCTTTCTGCCAGCGAACAGAGAGCGGAGGCTGCGATGTAAATCAACGCGCCGACAATCGCGACCGGCTTACGTCCTGATTGGTCGGCAACTTTACCGGCAAACAGCATGGCGGTGGCCATGCCGGCCAGATAGACCGAGAAGGCGATATGCAGCTGCGCTTCGCTGGCCTGTAAATCGGCCGCAATGCGGGGCAACCCGACCAGATACATATCGATACCGGCGGGATAAAGCAAAACTAAGGCAAAACTGCACAGAAGAAAGCGTGTCATAGCGACCTCACGGGAAATGTGGCGCTAAGCATACGGGGAGAGCGGTGATGTCACGAGTTGCCATTTGGACAACAGTGATTTCCTGCTGGGAAATCACTTGTCGCCGGAGGGCGGCCTTGCCTTATCCGGCCAACGGGGCCTGTAGGCCCGGTAAGCTTTGCGCCACCGGGCAACACACCGTTATTTACCGATACAGAAGCTGGAGAAAATCCGCCCTAGCAGGTCGTCGGAGGTAAATTCCCCGGTGATCTCACTGAGATTCTGCTGTGCCAGACGAAGCTCCTCTGCCAGCAATTCTCCGGCCCAGGCACCCAGAAGCTGGGCTTTACCCTGCTGTAGGTGTTCTGCGGCCTCTGAAAGTGCCTGCAGGTGACGACGGCGCGCCAGGAAACCGCCTTCCATATTGGTTTCAAAGCCCATGCTCTGCTTGAGATGGTTACGCAGCACGTCCACGCCTTCGCCGGTACGGGCGGAGAGGCGAACAAGTGAGTACTCATTCACTTCACTCAGACCCAGCGTCTCGCCGGTGATATCCGCTTTGTTACGCACCACGGTAATCGGCAGGTTTTTCGGCAGGCGGGCGATAAAGTCTGGCCAAATCTCCGCCGGGTCGGTGGCGCTGGTGGTGGTGCCGTCCACCATAAACAGTACGCGATCGGCCTGCTCAATTTCCTGCCACGCACGTTCGATACCGATACGCTCGACTTCATCGTTGGCGTCGCGCAGACCGGCGGTATCGATGATATGCAGCGGCATCCCGTCGATGTGGATATGCTCGCGCAGCACGTCGCGGGTGGTACCGGCAATATCGGTAACGATAGCCGCTTCACGTCCCGCCAGCGCGTTCAACAGGCTCGATTTCCCGGCGTTCGGGCGCCCGGCGATAACCACCTTCATCCCTTCGCGCAGCAGGCTGCCCTGGCGCGCTTCGGCGCGGACGGCGTCGAGATCGGCAATCACGGTATTAAGTTGCGCTTCGATTTTACCGTCGGAGAGGAAGTCGATCTCCTCGTCCGGGAAGTCGATGGCCGCCTCGACGTAGATGCGCAGGTGAGTAAGTGCTTCCACAAGGTGATTTACGCGGGTGGAAAATGCACCTTGCAGCGAGTTCAGCGCGGAGCGTGCGGCCTGCTCGGAGCTGGCGTCGATGAGGTCGGCAATGGCTTCAGCCTGGGCCAGATCGAGCTTATCGTTTAAAAACGCGCGCTCGGAGAATTCGCCCGGGTTGGCGATACGCACGCCCGGCAGCGTCAGAATACGTTTGAGTAGCAGGTCGAGGATCACCGGGCCGCCGTGGCCCTGAAGCTCCAGCACATCTTCACCGGTAAAGGAATTCGGGCCCGGGAACCACAGCGCAATGCCCTGATCCAGCGCGCTGCCATCGACGTCTTTAAACGGCAGGTAGTCGGCATAGCGCGGCTTTGGCAGCTTGCCCAGCACCGCCTGTGCCACGTCGCGAGCCTTCAGGCCGGAGATGCGCAGAATGCCCACCCCACCGCGTCCCGGTGGGGTAGCCTGGGCGACGATAGTGTCGTTATGGCTCATGGTTTGTCTCAACTTTGTTGCAATAAAAAAAGGCGGTCATTCGACCGCCCTTTGATTTTCGTTCCGTTTGCCGGATGGCGGCTTCGCCTTATCCGGCCTACAACCTACAACCGAATCAGGATTTTTTCTTCTCGCGGCTATGCAGGCCACGTTTTTCCAGACCACGGTAGATCAGCTGCTGCTGAATAATGGTTACCAGGTTGCTGACGATATAGTAAACCACCAGACCTGACGGGAACCACAGGAAGAACACCGTGAAGATGACCGGCATAAAGGTCATGATCTTCTGCTGCATCGGGTCGGTCACGGTAGTCGGAGACATCTTCTGGATGAAGAACATCGTCGCGCCCATGATGATCGGCAGGATGTAGTACGGGTCCTGTGCGGACAAGTCGTGGATCCACAGGATAAACGGCGCATGACGCAGTTCAACTGAGGCGCTCAGCATGTAGTACAGCGCAAGGAAGATTGGCATCTGAATAATCAGCGGGAAGCAGCCACCCAGTGGGTTAACTTTTTCCGCTTTATACAGGGCCATCATTTCCTGGCTCTGACGCTGTTTGTCATCGCCCAGACGCTCACGCATTGCCTGAATCTTCGGCTGCAGCATACGCATCTTCGCCATGGAGGTGTACTGCGCTTTGGTCAGCGGGTACATGATGCCACGAACGATAAAGGTGATAACGATGATGGAGAAGCCCCAGTTACCCAGGAAGCTATGGATCCATTTCAGCAGTTTGAACAGCGGCTGAGAGATGAACCACAGCCAGCCGTAGTCGACGGTCAGATCCAGGTGCGGCGCAACGGCGGCCATTTTGTCCTGAATTGCCGGGCCAACCCACAGGGTGCTCTGCAGTTTATCTGCCTGGCCTGGCTGTACCAGAACCGGCTGAGATTTGTAGCCAATCGCCACTACGCCATTACCGAGGTTAGCGGTGTAGAAGTTATTGGTACCGTTGTTCTGCGGAACCCATGCAGTCGTGAAGTACTGCTGCAGCATGGCAACCCAACCGTTTTTGGTGTTGGTGTTCAGGTTCTCGTTATCAACGATGGTATCGAATTTATATTTTTCGTACTTAGAGTCAGACGTTGAATACGCTGCGCCACGGAAGGTGTGCATGGTAGACAGGCCGCCGGTCTGCGTATCACGCGCAGTAGGCAGGGCCGCAGTCTGCTTCAGCTGACCGAAGGTAGACACTTCCAGCGGTTTCTCGCCGGCGTTCTTCACGTCGTAGCCAACGTTCACCGCATAATCACCGCGTTTCAGGGTGAAAGTTTTGGTGAAGACGTTGCCTGCTTTATCGGTATAGGTCAGCGGAACGACGATTTCGTTCTGGCCATCGGCCAGTACA from Klebsiella sp. WP3-W18-ESBL-02 includes the following:
- the yidZ gene encoding HTH-type transcriptional regulator YidZ, yielding MKKPLTSLDLNLLLCLQLLMQERSVTKTAKRMNVTPSAVSKSLAKLRAWFDDPLFVNTPLGLTPTPLMFSMEQSLAEWMQMANQLLDKPHHETPRGLKFDLVAESPLIMILFNALSQQIYQRYPQATIKVRNWDYDSLDAIIRGEVDIGFTGRESHPRSRELLSLLPLSIDYEVLFTDLPWVWLREDHPALQEEWNLETFLRYPHISICWEQSDTWALDDVLQEMGRERNIALSLPGFEQSLFMAAQPDHTMLATAPRYCQYYNQLHQLPLVARPLPFDAAQQDKLLVPFTLLWHKRNSHNPKIIWLRETLKTLYLGVS
- a CDS encoding MFS transporter: MTRFLLCSFALVLLYPAGIDMYLVGLPRIAADLQASEAQLHIAFSVYLAGMATAMLFAGKVADQSGRKPVAIVGALIYIAASALCSLAESGTPFLVGRFIQGIGAGCCYVVAFAILRDTLDDRRRAKVLSLLNGITCIVPVLAPVMGHLIMLKYPWQSLFYTMIGMGVVVCLLSVFILRESRPAALTASTQQHHAAESLLNRFFLSRLAITTLSVSVILTFVNTSPVLLMEVMGFDRGEYATTMAMTAGISMAVSFSTPFALSLFKPRTLMLTSQTLFLAAGIVLILATTHAFTLFGLTLICAGFSVGFGVAMSQALGPFSLRAGVASSALGIAQVCGSSLWIWLAAILGFDALNMLIGILIGCSIVSIMLIISVAPNRSASAHEETAHQPRS
- the mnmE gene encoding tRNA uridine-5-carboxymethylaminomethyl(34) synthesis GTPase MnmE — its product is MSHNDTIVAQATPPGRGGVGILRISGLKARDVAQAVLGKLPKPRYADYLPFKDVDGSALDQGIALWFPGPNSFTGEDVLELQGHGGPVILDLLLKRILTLPGVRIANPGEFSERAFLNDKLDLAQAEAIADLIDASSEQAARSALNSLQGAFSTRVNHLVEALTHLRIYVEAAIDFPDEEIDFLSDGKIEAQLNTVIADLDAVRAEARQGSLLREGMKVVIAGRPNAGKSSLLNALAGREAAIVTDIAGTTRDVLREHIHIDGMPLHIIDTAGLRDANDEVERIGIERAWQEIEQADRVLFMVDGTTTSATDPAEIWPDFIARLPKNLPITVVRNKADITGETLGLSEVNEYSLVRLSARTGEGVDVLRNHLKQSMGFETNMEGGFLARRRHLQALSEAAEHLQQGKAQLLGAWAGELLAEELRLAQQNLSEITGEFTSDDLLGRIFSSFCIGK
- the yidC gene encoding membrane protein insertase YidC, with amino-acid sequence MDSQRNLLIIALLFVSFMIWQAWEQDHNPQTQQQTTQTTTTAAGSAADQGVPASGQGKLITVKTDVLELTINTRGGDIEQALLPAYPKTLKSDEPFQLLETTPQFVYQAQSGLTGRDGPDNPANGPRPLYNVGKDAFVLADGQNEIVVPLTYTDKAGNVFTKTFTLKRGDYAVNVGYDVKNAGEKPLEVSTFGQLKQTAALPTARDTQTGGLSTMHTFRGAAYSTSDSKYEKYKFDTIVDNENLNTNTKNGWVAMLQQYFTTAWVPQNNGTNNFYTANLGNGVVAIGYKSQPVLVQPGQADKLQSTLWVGPAIQDKMAAVAPHLDLTVDYGWLWFISQPLFKLLKWIHSFLGNWGFSIIVITFIVRGIMYPLTKAQYTSMAKMRMLQPKIQAMRERLGDDKQRQSQEMMALYKAEKVNPLGGCFPLIIQMPIFLALYYMLSASVELRHAPFILWIHDLSAQDPYYILPIIMGATMFFIQKMSPTTVTDPMQQKIMTFMPVIFTVFFLWFPSGLVVYYIVSNLVTIIQQQLIYRGLEKRGLHSREKKKS